The following proteins are co-located in the Theropithecus gelada isolate Dixy chromosome 19, Tgel_1.0, whole genome shotgun sequence genome:
- the RTN2 gene encoding reticulon-2 isoform X1: MGQVLPVFAHCKEAPSTASSTPDSTEGGNDDSDFRELHTAREFSEEDEEETTSQDWGTPRELTFSYIAFDGVVGSGGRRDSTARRPRPQGRSVSEPRDQHPQPSLGDSLESIPSLSQSPEPGRRGDSDTAPPSERPLEDLRLRLDKLGWVARGVGSGEDSSTSSSTPLEDEEPEESNRLEAGEAGEELDLRLRLAQSSPPEVLTPQLSPGSGTPQAGTPSPSRSRDSNSGPEEPLLEEEEKQRGPLEREPIRGQCFDSTDQLEFTVEPRLLGTVMEWLKTSLLLAVYKTVPILELSPPLWTAIGWVQRGPTPPTPVLRVLLKWAKSPRSSGVPSLSLGADMGSKVADLLYWKDTRTSGVVFTGLMVSLLCLLHFSIVSVAAHVALLLLCGTISLRVYRKVLQAVHRGDGANPFQAYLDVDLTLTREQTERLSQQIASRVVSAATQLRHFFLVEDLVDSLKLALLFYILTFVGAIFNGLTLLILGVIGLFTIPLLYRQHQAQIDQYVGLVTNQLSHIKAKIRAKIPGTGALASAAAAVSGSKAKAE, from the exons ATGGGGCAGGTCCTGCCGGTCTTCGCCCACTGCA AAGAAGCTCCGTCTACAGCCTCCTCAACCCCTGATTCCACAGAAG GAGGGAACGACGACTCTGATTTTCGGGAGCTTCACACAGCCCGGGAATTCTcagaggaggacgaggaggagacCACGTCGCAGGACTGGGGCACCCCCCGGGAGTTGACCTTCTCCTACATCGCCTTTGATGGCGTAGTGGGCTCCGGGGGCCGTAGGGATTCAACTgcccgccgcccccgcccccaggGCCGCTCAGTCTCGGAACCACGAGACCAGCACCCtcagcccagcctgggcgacagcttGGAGAGCATCCCCAGCCTGAGCCAATCCCCAGAGCCTGGACGCCGGGGTGATTCTGACACCGCCCCTCCATCCGAGCGCCCCCTGGAAGACCTGAGGCTTCGGTTGGACAAGCTGGGCTGGGTGGCACGGGGAGTGGGATCCGGGGAGGACTCTTCCACCAGCAGCTCCACCCCGCTGGAAGACGAAGAACCCGAAGAATCCAACAGATTGGAGGCAGGAGAAGCTGGGGAAG AACTGGACCTACGACTCCGACTTGCTCAGTCCTCACCGCCCGAGGTCTTGACTCCCCAGCTCAGTCCGGGCTCTGGCACACCCCAGGCCGGTACTCCGTCCCCATCCCGATCGCGAGATTCGAACTCTGGGCCCGAAGAGCCTTtgctggaagaggaagaaaagcagcGGGGGCCACTGGAGCGAGAGCCAATAAGGGGACAGTGCTTCGATAGCACGGACCAATTAGAATTCACGGTGGAGCCACGCCTTCTAG GAACAGTTATGGAATGGTTAAAGACATCATTGCTTTTGGCTGTTTACAAGACGGTTCCAATTTTGGAATTGTCCCCACCTCTATGGACAGCCATTGGCTGGGTCCAAAGGGGCCCCACCCCCCCTACTCCTGTCCTCCGGGTTCTACTGAAGTGGGCAAAATCCCCGAGAAGCAGCGGTGTCCCCAGCCTGTCACTCGGAGCCGATATGGGGAGTAAAG TGGCGGACTTGCTGTACTGGAAGGACACGAGGACCTCAGGAGTGGTCTTCACAGGCCTCATggtctccctcctctgcctcctgcactTTAGCATCGTGTCCGTGGCCGCGCACGTGGCTCTGTTGCTGCTCTGCGGCACCATCTCTCTCAGGGTTTACCGCAAAGTGCTGCAGGCCGTGCACCGGGGGGACGGAGCCAACCCTTTCCA GGCCTACCTGGATGTGGACCTCACCCTGACTCGGGAGCAGACGGAACGTTTGTCCCAGCAGATCGCCTCCCGCGTGGTCTCGGCGGCCACGCAGCTGCGGCATTTCTTCCTGGTAGAAGACCTCGTGGATTCCCTCAAG CTGGCCCTCCTCTTCTACATCTTGACCTTCGTGGGTGCCATCTTCAATGGTTTGACGCTTCTCATTCTGG GAGTGATCGGTCTATTCACCATCCCCCTGCTGTACCGGCAGCACCAG GCTCAGATCGACCAGTATGTGGGGTTGGTGACCAATCAGTTGAGCCACATCAAAGCTAA GATCCGAGCTAAAATCCCAGGGACCGGAGCCCTGGCCTCTGCAGCAGCCGCAGTCTCCGGATCCAAAGCCAAAGCCGAATGA
- the RTN2 gene encoding reticulon-2 isoform X2: MGQVLPVFAHCKEAPSTASSTPDSTEGGNDDSDFRELHTAREFSEEDEEETTSQDWGTPRELTFSYIAFDGVVGSGGRRDSTARRPRPQGRSVSEPRDQHPQPSLGDSLESIPSLSQSPEPGRRGDSDTAPPSERPLEDLRLRLDKLGWVARGVGSGEDSSTSSSTPLEDEEPEESNRLEAGEAGEELDLRLRLAQSSPPEVLTPQLSPGSGTPQAGTPSPSRSRDSNSGPEEPLLEEEEKQRGPLEREPIRGQCFDSTDQLEFTVEPRLLVADLLYWKDTRTSGVVFTGLMVSLLCLLHFSIVSVAAHVALLLLCGTISLRVYRKVLQAVHRGDGANPFQAYLDVDLTLTREQTERLSQQIASRVVSAATQLRHFFLVEDLVDSLKLALLFYILTFVGAIFNGLTLLILGVIGLFTIPLLYRQHQAQIDQYVGLVTNQLSHIKAKIRAKIPGTGALASAAAAVSGSKAKAE, from the exons ATGGGGCAGGTCCTGCCGGTCTTCGCCCACTGCA AAGAAGCTCCGTCTACAGCCTCCTCAACCCCTGATTCCACAGAAG GAGGGAACGACGACTCTGATTTTCGGGAGCTTCACACAGCCCGGGAATTCTcagaggaggacgaggaggagacCACGTCGCAGGACTGGGGCACCCCCCGGGAGTTGACCTTCTCCTACATCGCCTTTGATGGCGTAGTGGGCTCCGGGGGCCGTAGGGATTCAACTgcccgccgcccccgcccccaggGCCGCTCAGTCTCGGAACCACGAGACCAGCACCCtcagcccagcctgggcgacagcttGGAGAGCATCCCCAGCCTGAGCCAATCCCCAGAGCCTGGACGCCGGGGTGATTCTGACACCGCCCCTCCATCCGAGCGCCCCCTGGAAGACCTGAGGCTTCGGTTGGACAAGCTGGGCTGGGTGGCACGGGGAGTGGGATCCGGGGAGGACTCTTCCACCAGCAGCTCCACCCCGCTGGAAGACGAAGAACCCGAAGAATCCAACAGATTGGAGGCAGGAGAAGCTGGGGAAG AACTGGACCTACGACTCCGACTTGCTCAGTCCTCACCGCCCGAGGTCTTGACTCCCCAGCTCAGTCCGGGCTCTGGCACACCCCAGGCCGGTACTCCGTCCCCATCCCGATCGCGAGATTCGAACTCTGGGCCCGAAGAGCCTTtgctggaagaggaagaaaagcagcGGGGGCCACTGGAGCGAGAGCCAATAAGGGGACAGTGCTTCGATAGCACGGACCAATTAGAATTCACGGTGGAGCCACGCCTTCTAG TGGCGGACTTGCTGTACTGGAAGGACACGAGGACCTCAGGAGTGGTCTTCACAGGCCTCATggtctccctcctctgcctcctgcactTTAGCATCGTGTCCGTGGCCGCGCACGTGGCTCTGTTGCTGCTCTGCGGCACCATCTCTCTCAGGGTTTACCGCAAAGTGCTGCAGGCCGTGCACCGGGGGGACGGAGCCAACCCTTTCCA GGCCTACCTGGATGTGGACCTCACCCTGACTCGGGAGCAGACGGAACGTTTGTCCCAGCAGATCGCCTCCCGCGTGGTCTCGGCGGCCACGCAGCTGCGGCATTTCTTCCTGGTAGAAGACCTCGTGGATTCCCTCAAG CTGGCCCTCCTCTTCTACATCTTGACCTTCGTGGGTGCCATCTTCAATGGTTTGACGCTTCTCATTCTGG GAGTGATCGGTCTATTCACCATCCCCCTGCTGTACCGGCAGCACCAG GCTCAGATCGACCAGTATGTGGGGTTGGTGACCAATCAGTTGAGCCACATCAAAGCTAA GATCCGAGCTAAAATCCCAGGGACCGGAGCCCTGGCCTCTGCAGCAGCCGCAGTCTCCGGATCCAAAGCCAAAGCCGAATGA
- the PPM1N gene encoding probable protein phosphatase 1N yields the protein MAALARQLQRLLWTACKKKEREKEGEEEEEDEEEGRGALDGPRSLLTAPRRAQRPHGGAEASCGLRFGASAAQGWRARMEDAHCTWLSLPGLPLGWALFAVLDGHGGARAARFGARHLPDHVLEELGPEPSEPEGVREALRRAFLSADKRLRSLWPRVETGGSTAVALLVSPRFLYLAHCGDSRAVLSRAGAVAFSTEDHRPLRPRERERIHAAGGTIRRRRVEGSLAVSRALGDFAYKEAPGRPPELQLVSAEPEVAALARQAEDEFMLLASDGVWDTMSAAALAGLVASRLRLGLAPELLCAQLLDTCLCKGSLDNMTCILVCFPGAPRPSEEAIRRELALDAALGRRIAELCADAQELPSLNTVFRTLASEDIPGLPPGGGLDCKATVIAEAYSQICQVSEECREKGQNGAGKSTPTHLGSALDMET from the exons ATGGCGGCCCTGGCCCGCCAGCTGCAGCGTCTCCTCTGGACCGCTTGcaagaaaaaggagagggagaaggagggggaggaggaagaggaggatgaagaggaggGGCGCGGGGCCCTCGATGGGCCTCGGTCTCTGTTGACAGCGCCGCGCCGCGCCCAGCGGCCGCACGGGGGTGCCGAGGCGTCTTGTGGCCTGCGCTTCGGGGCGAGCGCAGCGCAAGGCTGGCGCGCGCGCATGGAGGATGCCCACTGCACTTGGCTTTCGTTACCTGGTCTGCCCCTGGGCTGGGCCTTGTTTGCCGTCCTCGACGGCCACGGTGGGGCTCGAGCTGCCCGCTTCGGTGCACGCCATTTGCCAGACCATGTGCTCGAGGAGCTGGGCCCGGAGCCTAGCGAGCCCGAGGGCGTGCGCGAGGCGCTGCGCCGAGCCTTCTTGAGCGCCGACAAGCGCCTGCGCTCCCTCTGGCCCCGCGTGGAAACAGGCGGCTCCACGGCCGTGGCGTTGCTGGTCTCCCCGCGGTTTCTGTACCTGGCGCACTGCGGTGACTCCCGCGCGGTGCTGAGCCGCGCTGGTGCCGTGGCCTTCAGCACAGAGGACCACCGGCCCCTTCGACCCCGGGAACGCGAGCGCATCCACGCCGCTGGCGGCACCATCCGCCGCCGCCGCGTCGAGGGCTCTCTGGCCGTGTCGCGAGCGTTGGGCGACTTTGCCTACAAGGAGGCTCCGGGGAGGCCCCCCGAGCTACAGCTTGTTTCTGCGGAGCCTGAGGTGGCCGCACTGGCACGCCAGGCTGAGGACGAGTTCATGCTCCTGGCCTCTGATGGCGTCTGGGACACTATGTCTGCTGCTGCCCTGGCGGGACTGGTGGCTTCGCGCCTCCGCTTGGGTCTGGCCCCAGAGCTTCTCTGCGCGCAGCTGTTGGACACGTGCCTGTGCAAG ggcagcctggacaacatgacctGCATCCTGGTCTGCTTCCCTGGGGCCCCTAGGCCTTCTGAGGAGGCGATCAGGAGGGAGCTCGCACTGGACGCAGCCCTGGGCCGCAGAATCGCTG AACTGTGTGCCGATGCTCAGGAGCTGCCCAGCCTGAACACAGTTTTCAGGACTCTGGCCTCAGAGGACATCCCAGGTTTACCTCCTGGGGGAGGGCTGGACTGCAA GGCCACTGTCATTGCTGAAGCTTATTCTCAGATCTGCCAGGTCTCAGAAGAGTGCAGAGAG AAGGGGCAGAATGGCGCTGGGAAGTCCACCCCCACACATTTGGGCTCAGCTTTGGACATGGAGACCTGA